In Stenotrophomonas sp. 610A2, one DNA window encodes the following:
- the bioH gene encoding pimeloyl-ACP methyl ester esterase BioH — protein sequence MHIEVTGSGPALVLIHGWALHGGIFAPLVERLAPHFELHVVDLPGHGHSRDDATPLRLPYLVNAIASATPAAVWCGWSLGGLVALHGAATLPQVRGLAMLAATPRFVRDADWPNAVEPVVFEQFGRDLEQDYRGTLERFLALDVMGSQHAHSELRTLRDALVERGEPAPRALHEGLALLERSDLRGGLPGLHKPGLWIGGQRDRLVPSKAMHQAAALAPAGLHSAHTIEGGGHAPFLGHADHVAGLLQQFVAGCA from the coding sequence ATGCATATCGAAGTCACCGGCAGCGGCCCGGCATTGGTCCTGATCCACGGCTGGGCATTGCATGGCGGCATCTTCGCGCCGCTGGTCGAGCGGCTTGCGCCGCACTTCGAGCTGCATGTGGTCGACCTGCCAGGGCACGGCCACAGCCGCGACGATGCAACACCCTTGCGCCTGCCCTACCTGGTCAACGCCATCGCCAGCGCCACGCCGGCAGCGGTGTGGTGCGGCTGGTCGCTGGGCGGGCTGGTTGCCTTGCATGGTGCCGCCACGCTGCCGCAGGTACGCGGGCTGGCGATGCTGGCGGCGACGCCGCGCTTCGTCCGCGACGCTGATTGGCCAAATGCGGTGGAGCCGGTAGTGTTCGAGCAGTTCGGCCGCGATCTGGAACAGGACTATCGCGGCACCCTCGAACGCTTTCTCGCCCTGGACGTGATGGGCTCGCAGCACGCCCACAGCGAACTGCGCACCCTGCGCGATGCCTTGGTCGAACGTGGCGAACCGGCCCCACGCGCCCTGCACGAAGGCCTGGCCCTGCTGGAGCGCAGCGACCTGCGCGGTGGCCTGCCTGGCCTGCACAAACCCGGCCTGTGGATAGGCGGGCAGCGCGACCGGCTGGTACCGTCCAAGGCCATGCACCAGGCCGCCGCCTTGGCGCCGGCAGGCCTGCACAGCGCCCACACCATCGAAGGTGGCGGCCACGCCCCGTTCCTCGGCCATGCCGATCACGTTGCCGGGCTGCTGCAACAGTTTGTTGCTGGCTGCGCGTGA
- a CDS encoding FecR domain-containing protein, whose translation MQDAAPRADTPIPAPVLREAAEWLLRFREGELDARERAAWQRWLASNDTHARAWHRAERLAGLLDDVPGAVGSAPLRQARRSLQGRRAALAAIMGMMVGAPLARLAWQREPWQQLVADTSTAIGERRALRLEDGSELLLNTDTRIALGFNEQLRQVQLLRGELLLQEAADDRSPARPLLVQLRNAHLLAVGARFAVRMWDDHVRVAVEQGAVRIRLGDRSDAAQVVSAGQQAVFNAVGIGPVTALQRNSLAWVQGVLNAEAMPLGELLSELARYRPGVVRCDPEVARMPVSGVFQLDDTDTVLALLQAGFPLRVRYRSRLWVMVDPA comes from the coding sequence ATGCAGGACGCTGCGCCCAGAGCCGATACCCCCATTCCTGCGCCGGTGCTGCGCGAAGCGGCCGAGTGGCTGTTGCGTTTCCGCGAAGGCGAGCTCGATGCCAGGGAGCGTGCCGCGTGGCAGCGCTGGCTGGCCAGCAACGACACGCATGCACGCGCCTGGCATCGCGCAGAACGCTTGGCGGGGCTATTGGACGATGTGCCGGGCGCGGTGGGCAGTGCGCCATTGCGACAGGCACGACGCAGCCTGCAGGGCCGCCGCGCCGCGTTGGCGGCCATCATGGGAATGATGGTCGGTGCGCCACTGGCGCGCCTGGCGTGGCAGCGCGAGCCTTGGCAACAGCTTGTTGCCGATACCAGCACCGCCATCGGTGAGCGCCGCGCACTGCGGCTTGAGGATGGCAGCGAATTGCTGCTCAACACCGATACGCGGATCGCGCTCGGCTTCAATGAGCAGCTGCGGCAGGTGCAGCTGCTGCGGGGCGAACTACTGCTGCAGGAAGCGGCGGATGATCGGTCTCCGGCGCGGCCCTTGCTGGTACAGCTGCGCAACGCGCACCTGCTGGCCGTGGGCGCGCGGTTTGCCGTGCGCATGTGGGATGACCATGTACGAGTGGCGGTGGAGCAGGGCGCGGTACGGATCCGGCTCGGCGATCGCAGCGATGCCGCGCAGGTGGTGAGCGCAGGCCAACAGGCGGTCTTCAACGCAGTGGGCATCGGCCCGGTCACTGCGCTCCAGCGCAACAGCCTGGCCTGGGTGCAAGGAGTGCTCAACGCCGAAGCCATGCCGCTGGGCGAACTGCTGTCCGAGCTGGCGCGTTATCGCCCCGGCGTCGTGCGCTGTGATCCCGAGGTCGCGCGCATGCCGGTATCCGGCGTGTTCCAGCTGGACGATACCGATACCGTGCTCGCCCTGTTGCAGGCGGGTTTCCCGTTGCGGGTGCGCTACCGCAGCCGCCTGTGGGTGATGGTCGACCCCGCCTGA
- the ubiA gene encoding 4-hydroxybenzoate octaprenyltransferase codes for MSRLPTTPSTAAGTSRFGHYWKLMRADRPIGTLLLLWPTWWALWLAADGLPPLWILFVFSAGVWLTRSAGCVINDYADRWLDPHVKRTKDRPLATGAISGRAALMLFAGLMLVAFALVLTLNALTIALSFIGVFLAASYPYLKRYTHLPQVYLGMAFGWGIPMAFAAIQGEVPPLGWVLYAANILWSTAYDTWYAMVDRDDDLKVGSHSTAILFGDLDLVIQGILYALFFAAMALVGQRAGLGWAYWAGIGVAMALVVYEFWLCRDREREPCFKAFLHNNWVGAVLFAGIVASQYLD; via the coding sequence ATGAGCCGTCTCCCAACTACACCGTCCACCGCAGCTGGCACTTCGCGGTTCGGGCACTACTGGAAATTGATGCGCGCCGACCGCCCGATCGGCACCTTGCTGCTGCTGTGGCCCACCTGGTGGGCGCTGTGGCTGGCCGCCGATGGCCTGCCGCCGCTGTGGATACTGTTCGTGTTCAGCGCCGGCGTCTGGCTGACCCGCTCGGCCGGCTGCGTGATCAATGACTACGCCGACCGCTGGTTGGATCCGCACGTCAAACGCACCAAGGACCGACCGCTGGCCACCGGCGCGATCTCCGGCCGCGCGGCGCTGATGCTGTTCGCGGGCTTGATGCTGGTCGCGTTCGCGCTGGTGTTGACCCTGAATGCCTTGACCATAGCGCTGAGCTTCATCGGCGTGTTCCTGGCCGCCAGCTATCCCTACCTGAAGCGCTATACGCATCTGCCGCAGGTCTACCTGGGCATGGCCTTCGGCTGGGGCATCCCGATGGCCTTCGCCGCCATCCAGGGCGAGGTGCCGCCACTGGGCTGGGTGCTGTACGCCGCCAACATCCTCTGGTCCACCGCCTACGACACTTGGTACGCCATGGTCGACCGCGACGATGACCTGAAAGTAGGCTCACATTCCACCGCCATCCTGTTCGGCGATCTGGACCTGGTCATCCAGGGCATCCTGTACGCGCTGTTCTTTGCTGCGATGGCTTTGGTCGGGCAGCGCGCGGGCTTGGGCTGGGCCTATTGGGCCGGCATCGGCGTTGCGATGGCGCTGGTGGTGTATGAGTTCTGGCTATGCCGCGACCGCGAGCGCGAGCCTTGCTTCAAGGCCTTCCTGCACAACAACTGGGTCGGCGCGGTGTTGTTCGCCGGCATCGTCGCCAGCCAGTATCTGGATTGA
- the bioC gene encoding malonyl-ACP O-methyltransferase BioC, producing MSSLFDPKHVRRAFSRAASSYHAAAVLQQEVAKRLLESLDYLEDRQPQVVLDIGSGPAHATAAMKKRWPKAQVIALDLALPMLAEAKKQAGWWRPFSRVCADARALPLADNSVDVIYSNLCLQWVEDLPAVFAGFRRVLKPNGLLVCSTFAHDTLVELRQAFAQADDTSHVSHFVQIAQFGDALMMAGFRDPVLDRDMFTLTYDDLPTLMRELKAIGATNAMHSRRHTLTGRSRFAAARDAYEPMRRADGKLPSSWEVVYAHAWAPAPGAPIREQGQDVASVPLSAIPIRRKTTE from the coding sequence ATGTCTTCTCTGTTCGACCCCAAACACGTCCGCCGCGCCTTCTCGCGCGCCGCCAGCAGCTACCACGCCGCCGCCGTGCTGCAGCAGGAAGTGGCCAAGCGCCTGCTGGAATCGCTGGACTACTTGGAAGACCGGCAACCGCAGGTGGTGTTGGACATAGGCAGCGGTCCGGCCCATGCCACCGCGGCGATGAAGAAGCGCTGGCCGAAGGCGCAGGTGATCGCCCTGGACCTGGCCCTGCCAATGCTGGCCGAAGCCAAGAAGCAGGCCGGCTGGTGGCGCCCGTTCTCGCGCGTCTGCGCCGACGCCCGCGCCCTGCCGCTGGCCGACAACAGCGTGGACGTGATCTACAGCAACCTTTGCCTGCAGTGGGTGGAAGACCTGCCAGCGGTATTTGCCGGTTTCCGCCGCGTGCTCAAGCCCAATGGCCTGCTGGTCTGTTCGACGTTTGCGCATGACACGTTGGTGGAACTGCGCCAGGCCTTTGCGCAGGCCGATGACACCTCGCATGTCAGCCACTTCGTGCAGATCGCCCAGTTCGGTGATGCCTTGATGATGGCCGGCTTCCGCGATCCGGTACTGGACCGCGACATGTTCACCCTGACCTACGACGACCTGCCAACGCTGATGCGCGAGCTCAAGGCGATTGGCGCCACCAACGCCATGCACAGCCGTCGCCACACTTTGACTGGCCGCAGCCGTTTTGCGGCAGCACGCGATGCCTACGAGCCGATGCGTCGCGCTGACGGCAAGCTGCCGAGCAGCTGGGAAGTGGTGTATGCGCATGCCTGGGCACCGGCACCGGGCGCACCGATCCGTGAGCAGGGCCAGGATGTGGCGAGCGTGCCGCTGTCGGCGATTCCGATTCGGCGGAAGACGACGGAGTAA
- a CDS encoding ComF family protein, with protein MKELVYRFGGQLSALLFPPRCLVCGEDGLPGRDLCLACSAGLPWQQAACWRCALPLPGGDAGGLCGACQRSSSPLQSALAAFTYSAPVDGLLLRFKFHHDLSAGRLLSALLLDAVRDAERPQAIVPVPLHLSRLRQRGYDQARELAKPVARALQLPLCRGLHRRLSTQPQSELDAVERKRNLRGAFIAVGALPAHVVLLDDVMTTGATLHAAAHTLHRAGVQRVDAWVCARVP; from the coding sequence ATGAAAGAACTGGTTTACAGGTTCGGGGGCCAGCTGTCGGCCCTGCTGTTCCCGCCGCGCTGCCTGGTCTGTGGCGAGGATGGCTTGCCCGGACGGGATCTGTGCCTGGCCTGCAGCGCTGGGTTGCCATGGCAACAGGCCGCTTGTTGGCGCTGTGCTCTGCCCTTGCCGGGCGGTGATGCGGGTGGGCTGTGCGGCGCCTGCCAGCGCTCGAGCTCGCCCCTGCAGTCGGCGCTGGCGGCATTTACCTATAGCGCGCCGGTTGACGGCTTGTTGTTGCGGTTCAAATTCCACCATGACCTCAGCGCCGGGCGGCTGTTGTCGGCCTTGTTGCTGGATGCGGTGCGCGACGCCGAGCGCCCGCAGGCGATCGTGCCGGTGCCGCTGCACCTGTCGCGGCTGCGCCAACGCGGCTATGACCAGGCCAGGGAGCTGGCCAAGCCGGTGGCGCGCGCGCTGCAGCTACCGCTGTGCCGGGGCCTGCATCGGCGGCTATCCACCCAGCCACAATCGGAGCTGGATGCGGTGGAGCGCAAACGCAATCTGCGTGGCGCCTTCATCGCCGTGGGGGCGCTGCCGGCGCATGTGGTGCTGCTCGATGACGTGATGACGACTGGCGCCACCTTGCATGCCGCCGCACACACACTGCACCGCGCGGGTGTGCAGCGGGTGGATGCCTGGGTCTGTGCGCGGGTGCCGTGA
- a CDS encoding ketosteroid isomerase-related protein translates to MSGNESSARQQSVALVTAYYAAFNRGDWAGMLACLSEDVAHDLNQGPRETGRTVFAAFLQRMEASYREQLHDVVVMASDDGLRVAAEYVVHGEYHHTDEGLPPAQGQRYVLPGGAFFDVRDGKISRVSNYYNLQDWIAQVAGA, encoded by the coding sequence ATGTCTGGCAATGAATCTTCAGCACGGCAGCAGTCTGTTGCACTGGTGACTGCGTACTACGCCGCGTTCAATCGTGGCGACTGGGCGGGCATGCTGGCCTGCCTGAGCGAAGACGTGGCGCATGACTTGAACCAAGGTCCGCGTGAAACCGGCCGCACTGTGTTTGCAGCGTTCCTGCAGCGCATGGAGGCCAGCTACCGCGAGCAGCTGCACGACGTGGTGGTGATGGCCAGTGATGACGGCCTGCGGGTAGCGGCCGAGTACGTGGTGCACGGCGAGTATCACCACACCGATGAAGGCTTGCCGCCGGCACAGGGGCAACGCTACGTATTGCCGGGTGGCGCGTTCTTCGACGTGCGCGATGGCAAGATCAGCCGCGTCAGCAACTACTACAACCTGCAGGACTGGATCGCGCAGGTAGCGGGCGCGTAA
- a CDS encoding HdeD family acid-resistance protein, translated as MGASPGFPAGSLFGTLTRNWWVLLLFGLFAVIFGVLAVMAPVRTAAVLAWWLGVMAIVEGVVVLVSAFNGSAPVSRGWALFYALASIGFGVLAVINPLATASVLLLFLAAWLVVGGIYRIVFAIRVRKQITGEWMLIVSGLLAVALGVMFALNPIAGLAVTSLWIGVLALIYGVLQIIAAFRLRSLGKSIGAM; from the coding sequence ATGGGTGCTTCCCCGGGTTTTCCTGCTGGATCGTTGTTTGGCACATTGACGCGCAACTGGTGGGTGCTGCTGCTGTTTGGCCTGTTTGCGGTGATTTTTGGCGTTCTGGCAGTAATGGCGCCCGTGCGTACCGCAGCGGTTCTGGCGTGGTGGCTCGGTGTGATGGCCATTGTTGAAGGCGTGGTGGTATTGGTATCCGCCTTCAATGGCTCGGCACCGGTATCGCGCGGTTGGGCGCTGTTCTATGCGCTGGCTTCGATTGGTTTTGGTGTGCTGGCGGTGATCAACCCGCTGGCGACGGCAAGCGTGCTGCTGCTGTTCCTGGCCGCCTGGCTGGTGGTTGGCGGCATCTATCGCATCGTGTTTGCCATCCGCGTGCGCAAGCAGATCACTGGCGAGTGGATGCTGATTGTCAGCGGCCTACTGGCGGTGGCATTGGGCGTGATGTTCGCGTTGAACCCGATTGCGGGCCTGGCAGTGACCTCGCTGTGGATCGGCGTGCTGGCCTTGATCTACGGCGTGCTGCAGATAATTGCAGCGTTCCGCCTGCGCTCGCTGGGCAAGTCCATCGGCGCGATGTGA
- the bioB gene encoding biotin synthase BioB codes for MSTVIRHDWKREELLSMLELPFPELLHRAASVHRQHFDPAQVQVSTLLSVKTGGCPEDCAYCPQAQRYDTGVDAQKLMDTDSVVARARAAKQAGASRFCMGAAWRSPKDRDIPKVAAMIREVKSLGLETCATLGMLEGHQAQALKDAGLDYYNHNLDTAPDYYDSIIHTRQYQDRLDTLEHVRNAGMKTCCGGIVGMGETREHRAGLLQALANLPAHPDSVPINRLVQVAGTPLHGSAELDPFEFVRMIAVARIVMPRSMVRLSAGRESMSDELQALCFLAGANSIFYGEKLLTTGNPDTERDQALFARLGISPMQVHVDADDHDHPGTVHLDIAPLCARSA; via the coding sequence ATGTCCACCGTCATCCGCCACGATTGGAAGCGCGAAGAGCTGCTGTCCATGCTCGAACTGCCCTTCCCCGAGCTGCTGCACCGCGCAGCCAGCGTGCATCGCCAGCACTTCGACCCGGCGCAGGTACAGGTCTCCACCCTGCTCTCGGTCAAGACCGGCGGTTGCCCGGAAGACTGCGCCTACTGCCCGCAGGCCCAGCGCTATGACACCGGCGTGGACGCGCAGAAGCTGATGGACACCGACAGCGTGGTGGCCCGTGCCCGCGCCGCCAAGCAGGCCGGCGCCTCGCGCTTCTGCATGGGTGCGGCCTGGCGCTCGCCCAAGGACCGTGACATCCCCAAGGTCGCGGCGATGATCCGCGAGGTGAAGTCGCTGGGCCTGGAGACCTGCGCCACCCTGGGCATGCTCGAAGGCCACCAGGCGCAGGCACTGAAGGACGCCGGGCTGGACTACTACAACCACAATCTGGACACCGCGCCGGATTACTACGACTCCATCATCCATACCCGCCAGTACCAGGACCGCCTGGATACGCTGGAACACGTGCGCAACGCCGGCATGAAGACCTGCTGCGGCGGCATCGTCGGTATGGGCGAGACCCGCGAGCACCGCGCCGGCTTGCTGCAGGCGCTGGCCAACCTGCCGGCGCATCCGGACTCGGTGCCGATCAACCGCCTGGTACAGGTTGCCGGCACGCCCCTGCACGGCAGCGCCGAGCTGGACCCGTTCGAGTTCGTGCGCATGATCGCGGTGGCCCGCATCGTGATGCCGCGTTCGATGGTGCGGCTGTCGGCCGGCCGCGAGAGCATGAGCGACGAGCTGCAGGCGCTGTGCTTCCTGGCTGGCGCCAACTCCATCTTCTACGGCGAAAAGCTGCTGACCACCGGTAACCCGGACACCGAGCGCGACCAGGCCCTGTTCGCCCGCCTCGGCATCAGCCCGATGCAGGTACATGTGGACGCCGACGACCACGACCACCCCGGCACGGTGCACCTGGATATCGCCCCGCTCTGCGCCCGCAGCGCCTGA
- a CDS encoding sigma-70 family RNA polymerase sigma factor, protein MANASPAPAPDSLQGLYVAHHGWLLQWLRRRMSADEAAADLAQDTFVRLLQKPQLPALEQPRAYLTRIANGLVINLWQRRALERAWLEVLASLPEALVPDEEQRQIALEALMRIDRMLDALPARAREAFLLSQLDGQTYAVIATRMGVTERTIKRDIVLAMAACLEAMD, encoded by the coding sequence ATGGCCAACGCTTCGCCGGCACCGGCGCCTGATTCCCTGCAGGGCCTGTACGTCGCGCACCATGGGTGGTTGCTGCAGTGGCTGCGGCGCCGCATGTCCGCGGACGAGGCTGCAGCGGACTTGGCGCAGGACACCTTCGTGCGCCTGCTGCAGAAGCCACAGCTGCCAGCGCTGGAACAGCCGCGCGCCTACCTGACCCGTATTGCCAACGGCCTGGTCATCAATCTGTGGCAGCGCCGCGCGCTGGAGCGGGCATGGCTGGAAGTATTGGCCAGCCTGCCGGAGGCGTTGGTCCCGGATGAAGAACAGCGGCAGATCGCGCTGGAAGCGCTGATGCGCATCGACCGCATGCTGGATGCGCTGCCGGCGCGGGCACGTGAGGCCTTCCTGCTGTCCCAGCTGGACGGGCAGACCTATGCGGTGATCGCCACCCGCATGGGTGTCACCGAACGCACCATCAAGCGCGACATCGTGCTGGCGATGGCCGCCTGCCTTGAGGCCATGGACTGA
- the bioF gene encoding 8-amino-7-oxononanoate synthase, translating to MARPDIHDRINAQRKLRLAQGRIRTRRSISRRDGVRLELDGRWLTGFCSNDYLGLSQQFEVIAALQDAAGREGAGSTASHLVCGHHSVHEQLEREMADWLGYPRALLFDSGFMANLAVQQALLSEETDICVQDRLNHASLLDASRLAGCRLRRYPHLDSEGAMRQLKNTADGAAMLVTDGVFSMDGDIAPLRSLSLVARMQEALFYVDDAHGIGVIGEQGRGCVADAGLGVKEVPLQLATLGKALGSHGAVVLGEDALIQHLAETARPYIYTTALPPAQAAASLAAVKLARRDHWRREKLTELIASFREGARRHGLELMASETPIQPLLCGDEATVMALSATLEQSGFLVSAIRPPTVPEGKARLRVTMSALHTVAQVKALVDAIAKARDVVLYQKSLNTVA from the coding sequence ATGGCCCGTCCCGACATCCACGACCGCATCAACGCCCAGCGCAAGCTGCGGCTTGCTCAGGGCCGCATCCGCACCCGGCGCAGCATCAGCCGCCGTGACGGGGTGCGATTGGAGCTGGACGGCCGCTGGTTGACCGGCTTCTGCAGCAACGACTACCTCGGCCTGTCGCAACAGTTCGAGGTGATCGCCGCGCTGCAGGACGCCGCCGGCCGCGAAGGCGCCGGCAGCACCGCCTCGCACCTGGTCTGTGGCCACCACAGCGTGCACGAGCAGCTGGAACGCGAGATGGCCGACTGGCTCGGCTATCCGCGCGCCCTGCTGTTCGACAGCGGCTTCATGGCCAACCTCGCCGTGCAGCAGGCGCTGCTCAGCGAAGAAACCGATATCTGCGTGCAGGACCGGCTCAACCACGCCAGCCTGCTAGACGCCAGCCGCCTGGCCGGCTGCCGCCTGCGCCGCTATCCACACCTGGACAGCGAAGGCGCCATGCGCCAACTCAAGAACACCGCCGACGGCGCGGCCATGCTGGTCACCGACGGTGTCTTCAGCATGGATGGCGACATCGCCCCGCTGCGCTCGCTGTCACTGGTGGCACGCATGCAGGAGGCGCTGTTCTATGTGGATGACGCCCACGGCATTGGTGTGATCGGCGAACAAGGCCGCGGCTGCGTGGCCGATGCCGGGCTGGGCGTGAAGGAAGTTCCGCTGCAGCTGGCCACCCTGGGCAAGGCGCTTGGCAGCCACGGCGCGGTGGTGCTCGGCGAGGACGCACTGATCCAGCACCTGGCCGAAACCGCACGCCCCTACATCTACACCACCGCCCTGCCACCGGCACAGGCTGCCGCCTCGCTGGCGGCGGTGAAGCTGGCGCGCCGCGACCATTGGCGCCGCGAAAAACTCACCGAACTGATCGCCAGCTTCCGCGAAGGCGCACGCCGGCACGGGCTGGAATTGATGGCCTCGGAAACCCCGATCCAACCGCTGCTGTGCGGCGACGAAGCCACGGTAATGGCCTTGTCGGCGACGCTGGAGCAATCCGGCTTCCTGGTCAGTGCGATCCGCCCGCCGACCGTGCCCGAAGGCAAGGCACGCCTGCGCGTGACCATGTCGGCGCTGCATACCGTCGCGCAGGTCAAGGCACTGGTAGACGCCATCGCCAAGGCCCGCGATGTGGTGCTGTACCAGAAGTCCCTGAACACTGTTGCCTGA
- a CDS encoding TonB-dependent receptor, with protein sequence MRQHVLAAAVLLVVQSAYAADDTTLPTVKVRADKASKIDSIVVVENTQAQNRTLGGMLERVPGVQNSAFGPNAGAPVIRSLGGNRVQVLEDGQSILGMNALSGDIAIPFDPLFVRGVSVNKSSDSVRHGGNAIGGSVDVDSGIISTKMEEKDQEMELVLRQGFNAADAQGFRMNFNNQRNFSTNLQMSHQRISHYDIPGNSKASVCDSQLFPAAGGVNSGLADSCQKEARIQQVYNKASQPYIDQFMTENPDWADGSFSFYTNKPSSVWQGKTYVNPANPDYVAGTPSYVQNKVNRDVTPNYRGTLGNSYFRNTNIAAGSTYFFNRGYVGISIDAKDSEYGVPGFSMDNLSFGADHSQSRPVGVVLKQTKYALQANLQDPFPLFESADLRMSQISNTSAERLGTSTANEYQFDTYQAEALLSQRRVGPLSGLLGLSQRTRDIAGSGALRYLPDVQSVTNAVFLKQSLDFAAASFNAGFRHERVDHDIRSSAFKTSRNSPNVKLEDRAFTLNSYSFGALVALGSHLSAKARYASSQRAPDVNELYASNAHYSVMTQEEGNQKLEPERAKNAEFALLFNNRGFDISATGYVMKYENYLYQGYSGLQTANRLPLKYWKQTDTTVKGFEIEVSQALELGRWGSLNLSAFSDLVKNRADHPDSLRAHNDGEYLPNMPTNRYGANIGWQKGAWKAGISSTYYDKQKYLGKNVSEEVPLDGFNMLDMQVSRRFQPRGGYASAIEVFLNGSNLLDAEARPHNSPLKYIAPLPGRAFQLGVRINL encoded by the coding sequence ATGCGTCAACACGTACTTGCGGCCGCCGTGCTGCTCGTTGTCCAGAGCGCCTACGCCGCAGACGACACCACCCTGCCCACCGTCAAGGTCCGGGCAGACAAGGCTTCAAAGATCGACAGCATCGTTGTCGTCGAGAACACCCAGGCGCAGAACCGCACCCTGGGTGGCATGCTGGAACGCGTGCCAGGCGTGCAGAACAGCGCCTTCGGCCCGAACGCCGGCGCGCCGGTCATCCGCAGCCTGGGCGGCAACCGCGTGCAGGTGCTGGAGGATGGCCAGTCCATCCTCGGCATGAACGCACTCAGCGGCGACATCGCCATTCCCTTCGATCCGCTGTTCGTGCGCGGCGTCAGCGTCAACAAGTCATCGGACAGCGTCCGTCACGGCGGCAACGCGATCGGCGGCAGCGTCGATGTCGACTCCGGCATCATCTCCACCAAGATGGAAGAGAAGGACCAGGAGATGGAGCTGGTGCTCCGGCAGGGCTTCAACGCTGCCGACGCGCAGGGCTTCCGCATGAACTTCAACAACCAGCGCAACTTCTCGACCAACCTGCAGATGTCGCACCAGCGCATCTCGCACTACGACATCCCCGGCAACAGCAAGGCCAGTGTCTGCGACAGCCAGTTGTTCCCGGCTGCCGGCGGGGTCAACAGCGGCCTGGCCGACAGCTGCCAGAAGGAGGCCCGCATCCAGCAGGTCTACAACAAGGCATCGCAGCCCTACATCGACCAGTTCATGACCGAAAACCCGGACTGGGCGGACGGCAGCTTCTCCTTCTATACCAACAAGCCGTCATCGGTCTGGCAGGGCAAGACCTACGTGAACCCGGCAAACCCGGACTATGTGGCGGGCACACCTTCGTATGTGCAGAACAAGGTCAACCGCGACGTAACCCCCAACTACCGCGGCACCCTGGGCAACAGCTACTTCCGCAACACAAACATTGCCGCAGGTTCGACCTACTTCTTCAACCGCGGCTATGTCGGCATCAGCATCGACGCCAAGGACAGCGAGTACGGGGTGCCGGGCTTCTCGATGGACAACCTGTCCTTCGGTGCCGACCACAGCCAGAGCCGCCCGGTGGGCGTGGTGCTCAAGCAGACCAAGTACGCGCTGCAGGCCAACCTGCAGGATCCATTCCCGCTGTTTGAAAGCGCTGACCTGCGCATGTCGCAGATCAGCAATACCTCGGCCGAACGGCTGGGCACAAGCACGGCCAACGAGTATCAGTTCGATACCTACCAGGCCGAAGCACTGCTGTCACAGCGCCGCGTCGGCCCGCTCAGCGGCCTGCTCGGGCTCAGCCAACGCACGCGCGATATCGCGGGCAGCGGCGCGTTGCGCTATCTGCCCGATGTGCAGAGCGTGACCAATGCGGTGTTCCTGAAGCAAAGCCTCGACTTCGCCGCGGCCTCCTTCAATGCAGGGTTTCGCCACGAGCGTGTGGATCATGACATCCGCAGCAGCGCCTTCAAGACCTCGCGCAACTCGCCCAACGTGAAGCTCGAGGATCGGGCGTTCACGCTCAACAGCTACAGCTTTGGCGCACTTGTAGCGCTCGGAAGCCACCTCAGTGCCAAAGCCCGCTATGCGTCGTCGCAACGGGCACCGGACGTCAATGAGCTGTATGCCAGCAACGCCCACTACTCGGTCATGACCCAGGAAGAAGGCAACCAGAAGCTGGAACCGGAGCGCGCGAAGAATGCCGAATTCGCCCTGCTGTTCAACAACCGCGGCTTCGACATCTCCGCGACCGGCTATGTCATGAAGTACGAGAACTATCTCTACCAGGGCTATTCCGGCCTGCAGACCGCCAATCGCCTGCCGCTGAAGTACTGGAAGCAGACCGACACCACGGTGAAGGGCTTCGAGATCGAGGTGTCGCAGGCATTGGAACTCGGCCGCTGGGGCAGTTTGAACCTCTCCGCGTTCTCCGACCTGGTGAAGAACCGTGCGGACCATCCGGATTCGCTGCGTGCACACAACGACGGTGAGTACCTGCCCAACATGCCGACCAACCGCTACGGTGCAAACATCGGCTGGCAGAAAGGCGCCTGGAAAGCCGGCATCTCCAGCACCTATTACGACAAACAGAAGTACCTGGGGAAGAATGTCAGCGAGGAAGTACCGCTGGATGGCTTCAACATGCTGGACATGCAGGTCAGCCGCCGCTTCCAGCCGCGTGGTGGCTACGCAAGCGCGATCGAGGTGTTCCTCAATGGCTCCAACCTGCTCGACGCCGAAGCCCGTCCACACAACTCACCGTTGAAGTACATCGCGCCCCTGCCGGGCCGTGCATTCCAGCTTGGGGTGCGCATCAACCTCTGA